A window of Methanolobus sediminis contains these coding sequences:
- a CDS encoding archaellin/type IV pilin N-terminal domain-containing protein translates to MRQRPTSKKFISHTNAQIGIGTLIIFIAMVLVAAVAAAVMITTSGVLQQEAQHTGKEATKEVSSNLMIQKVEGFRSKNRSTDMANTVDLLKITLGLRAASEPVDLSAVVISITDGYRTNNVIYAGNKNSLAPRADFDGNMSGFSSDSDVNLFKLVTENTTIGNAEINVTYTNAKYYFTVDTIRDEDESFSQNSPVITTGDFVVIYVATTSPTSASTGYTTLNGMNATSSLQSSGLTLEPRATINMAITPEAGASTNADFILPTTFGSYEAVQLYP, encoded by the coding sequence ATGCGACAAAGACCTACATCTAAAAAGTTTATTTCACACACAAATGCTCAAATTGGAATTGGCACCCTTATCATATTTATTGCAATGGTCCTCGTTGCAGCTGTTGCCGCGGCAGTGATGATAACAACTTCCGGAGTTTTACAACAGGAAGCACAGCATACAGGAAAAGAAGCAACTAAAGAAGTCTCATCGAACCTTATGATACAGAAAGTAGAAGGGTTCAGATCAAAGAATAGGTCTACAGATATGGCAAATACTGTAGATCTTCTAAAAATAACCCTTGGATTGAGAGCTGCAAGCGAACCTGTTGATCTTTCAGCCGTTGTGATAAGTATTACAGATGGATACCGGACAAATAACGTGATCTATGCAGGGAACAAGAATAGCCTTGCCCCACGTGCGGACTTTGATGGGAATATGTCAGGTTTCAGTTCGGACAGTGATGTAAACCTTTTCAAACTCGTGACTGAAAACACCACTATAGGAAATGCAGAAATAAATGTAACCTATACAAATGCAAAATACTATTTTACAGTTGACACCATTAGAGACGAAGATGAATCATTCTCACAGAACTCCCCGGTTATTACAACAGGAGATTTTGTCGTAATTTATGTAGCCACGACATCACCTACTTCAGCCAGTACAGGATACACAACACTGAATGGAATGAATGCCACATCATCACTGCAATCTTCGGGCCTCACACTTGAACCACGTGCCACTATTAACATGGCAATAACACCAGAAGCAGGTGCGTCAACAAATGCAGACTTCATCCTCCCTACAACATTTGGAAGCTACGAAGCAGTGCAACTCTATCCATGA
- a CDS encoding radical SAM protein, which produces MKAVIIDGYVDEPACFGVPPYISPYIRYIAGALREKGLQEENISYFTIDSLRKDITEAPRLINRADIVIVLAGMTVPGKYLRSTPINIGEIESIFSATNGTKILGGPIRLGFSLEGGKKAECDIISNTDACISSKDIEAFVFDTTGDNAQSPDDYNHRFRSIEEIGRWSTKGSFIIKKHPDYPNVMCEIETYRGCGRKQHCSFCTEPSYGSSDYRPVKDVVSEVAELYKHGARFFRVGRQPDILSYHAKDKGGEIPEPDPQVILSLYRGIRDVAPDLKVLHMDNANPGTIATYPELSREIFKTIVKYHTSGDVAALGMESADPEVVRANGLKAMPDEIFEAIKIINEVGRVRGVNGMPELLPGINIVHGLMGESKKTFELNFEFLKKVLDEDLLLRRINIRQVMAFPGTRMYGNDELVRKHKQLFLKYKEMIRKDIDMPMLKKIIPAGTVLKDVMCEVNSERICFGRQMGSYPLLVGIPANQKLGEYIDVTVTRHGHRSITGVTYPLNINTAPMSLIQELPGIGKKQASLINKEVPFKDANDFAERTGKKEILPYISF; this is translated from the coding sequence ATGAAAGCAGTAATAATTGACGGATACGTAGACGAACCAGCGTGTTTCGGAGTGCCACCTTACATATCCCCTTACATAAGGTACATAGCAGGCGCTTTAAGAGAAAAAGGACTACAGGAAGAGAACATATCTTATTTTACAATTGACAGTCTGCGCAAAGATATCACAGAGGCACCAAGACTCATAAATCGAGCAGACATAGTCATAGTTCTTGCTGGTATGACTGTCCCTGGAAAATACCTGCGTTCAACACCTATCAACATAGGAGAAATAGAAAGTATATTCAGTGCCACCAACGGGACAAAAATACTTGGAGGACCCATTCGACTTGGATTCTCCCTGGAAGGTGGAAAAAAAGCTGAATGTGATATTATAAGCAACACCGATGCATGCATTTCCAGTAAAGACATCGAAGCTTTTGTATTTGATACCACGGGAGACAATGCACAGTCACCTGACGACTATAATCATAGGTTCAGATCCATTGAAGAAATAGGAAGATGGAGTACAAAAGGCAGCTTTATTATCAAAAAACATCCGGATTACCCAAACGTGATGTGCGAGATAGAGACTTACAGAGGCTGTGGACGTAAGCAGCACTGTTCATTCTGCACAGAACCATCATACGGAAGTTCAGATTACCGACCTGTTAAAGACGTAGTATCCGAAGTTGCAGAACTCTACAAGCATGGTGCAAGGTTTTTCAGGGTAGGGAGACAGCCCGATATTTTAAGTTATCATGCAAAGGACAAAGGAGGAGAAATACCTGAACCTGACCCACAGGTCATACTTTCCCTGTATAGAGGAATCAGAGATGTTGCGCCAGACCTTAAAGTCCTTCACATGGACAATGCAAATCCGGGAACAATTGCAACCTACCCGGAACTTAGCAGGGAGATTTTCAAAACCATTGTAAAATATCATACATCAGGAGACGTGGCTGCCCTTGGAATGGAAAGTGCGGATCCTGAAGTTGTCAGAGCTAACGGTCTCAAGGCAATGCCTGATGAGATATTTGAAGCTATCAAAATCATAAATGAAGTTGGAAGAGTCCGGGGAGTAAACGGAATGCCTGAACTTCTTCCGGGAATCAATATTGTTCACGGACTTATGGGCGAATCCAAAAAGACATTTGAGCTAAACTTTGAGTTTCTCAAAAAAGTGCTTGATGAAGACTTGCTGCTTCGCAGGATAAATATCCGCCAGGTAATGGCATTTCCGGGCACCCGCATGTACGGGAATGATGAACTTGTAAGAAAACACAAGCAGCTATTTCTGAAATATAAGGAAATGATACGAAAGGACATCGATATGCCAATGCTGAAAAAGATAATTCCTGCAGGCACTGTGTTAAAGGATGTGATGTGCGAAGTAAATAGTGAAAGGATTTGTTTTGGAAGACAAATGGGATCATATCCTCTTCTTGTAGGAATTCCTGCAAACCAGAAACTTGGAGAATACATTGATGTTACAGTAACAAGGCATGGACATCGATCCATTACAGGAGTAACATACCCACTGAATATCAATACCGCCCCCATGTCGCTTATACAGGAACTCCCCGGAATAGGAAAAAAGCAGGCCAGCCTCATTAATAAGGAAGTGCCTTTTAAAGATGCAAACGATTTTGCCGAAAGGACAGGTAAAAAAGAAATACTTCCATACATCAGCTTTTAA
- a CDS encoding thymidylate synthase — protein sequence MSDMEAVLIKGKTIASAWSQLIHEIYEKGEEHKPDYKTMTKRVHATIYIEDVNNNQVSPAVPFGENLIAKYKEELTEEYADWYNSLEDDDKRKFDYCYAKQLFRYGQAAYDSVNANVKNLRPGSRRHVGVLWENEVHIPKFEDQPCWIAYKLEQLNDTQVRIYLLYRSWDAFGGFPANIPAIVEGFKKVFRENELDYEIESLIATGWDTHIYDADLQAVEKIFKTNELCPLCKCIAPKHSFIQTTKGKACPECKKSM from the coding sequence ATGAGCGATATGGAAGCTGTACTGATAAAAGGAAAAACAATCGCTTCTGCCTGGTCTCAACTTATCCACGAGATCTACGAGAAGGGAGAGGAGCATAAGCCGGACTATAAGACTATGACAAAGAGAGTTCATGCCACCATATATATTGAGGACGTGAACAACAATCAGGTTAGCCCTGCCGTACCCTTTGGAGAGAATCTTATAGCTAAATACAAGGAAGAACTTACTGAAGAATATGCAGACTGGTATAATTCCCTTGAAGATGATGATAAAAGAAAATTCGATTACTGTTATGCAAAACAGCTGTTCAGGTACGGGCAGGCCGCATATGACAGTGTAAATGCAAATGTAAAGAACCTGCGCCCCGGATCAAGAAGACATGTGGGTGTACTCTGGGAAAATGAAGTGCACATCCCTAAATTTGAAGATCAGCCCTGCTGGATCGCCTACAAGCTGGAACAATTGAATGATACACAAGTAAGAATATACCTGCTCTACAGATCATGGGACGCTTTCGGAGGATTCCCTGCAAATATACCTGCAATTGTAGAAGGATTTAAAAAGGTATTCAGAGAAAATGAACTGGATTATGAGATTGAATCACTTATCGCAACAGGATGGGACACTCATATCTATGACGCTGACTTACAGGCAGTGGAAAAAATATTCAAGACAAATGAATTATGCCCATTATGCAAATGCATAGCTCCAAAGCATTCATTCATTCAGACCACTAAAGGCAAGGCTTGCCCGGAATGTAAGAAATCCATGTGA
- the ilvD gene encoding dihydroxy-acid dehydratase codes for MRSDKTKKGLERAPHRSLLKATGVTDSEMKKPFIAVVNSRNELIPGHIHLDKVAEAVKAGIRSAGGVPFEFHTIGICDGIAMGHEGMKYSLPSREAIEDSIELVLQGHQLDGMVMITACDKITPGHLMAAGSLDIPAIVVTGGPMIPGYVDDEPRDLISVFEGVGECQSERVSEEKLKLLEDCSCSGAGSCAGMYTANTMACMTEALGMSLPGCGTAHAADAKKIRLAKESGERIVSMVNEGLNPRSVVTLKSFENAIMVDMAIGGSTNTTLHLPAIAHAFGLELTLDVFDRLSRSTPHLISLKPGGENYMLDFERAGGVQAIMSRLQSSLNLDENTVNGKTVGENLKDLVIVNPKLNARIVGTMESPIHKEGGIAILKGSLAPDGSVVKQAAVDPKMLKHSGPARVFDSEEDAMAAILAKKIVAGDVVVIRYEGPKGGPGMREMLSPTSAIAGMGLIDKVALVTDGRFSGGTRGPCIGHISPEAQEGGPIGLVKEGDIIEIDIPARKLDLKVSEEELAERRKTFVPLEKKVTGYLARYRKFVSSANKGAIIE; via the coding sequence ATGAGAAGTGACAAGACAAAGAAAGGACTCGAACGTGCGCCTCACCGTTCTCTTTTGAAGGCAACCGGTGTAACAGATTCTGAAATGAAAAAGCCGTTCATTGCAGTTGTGAACTCCAGGAATGAGCTTATCCCTGGTCACATTCACCTTGACAAGGTTGCAGAGGCTGTAAAGGCAGGTATCAGAAGTGCCGGCGGTGTCCCATTTGAATTCCATACCATTGGTATCTGTGACGGAATTGCCATGGGTCATGAAGGAATGAAGTATTCTCTTCCAAGCCGTGAGGCAATCGAAGATTCCATAGAGCTTGTCCTTCAGGGTCACCAGCTTGATGGTATGGTTATGATAACAGCATGTGACAAAATAACTCCCGGTCATCTTATGGCAGCAGGAAGCCTTGACATCCCTGCTATTGTAGTTACCGGCGGTCCAATGATCCCTGGTTATGTTGACGACGAGCCAAGAGACTTGATCTCTGTATTTGAAGGGGTCGGAGAATGCCAGTCAGAGCGGGTATCTGAGGAAAAACTGAAGCTTCTTGAAGATTGCTCCTGTAGTGGTGCCGGTTCATGCGCTGGAATGTACACTGCAAACACAATGGCCTGCATGACAGAGGCACTTGGTATGAGTCTGCCTGGGTGTGGTACTGCCCATGCCGCAGACGCAAAGAAAATAAGACTTGCAAAAGAATCCGGTGAACGTATTGTTTCTATGGTCAACGAAGGTCTCAATCCTCGTAGTGTTGTCACGCTAAAATCATTTGAGAATGCCATAATGGTAGATATGGCAATTGGCGGCAGTACAAATACTACCCTTCATCTACCTGCAATTGCTCATGCTTTTGGACTTGAACTAACTCTTGATGTCTTTGACAGGCTTAGCAGAAGCACTCCTCATCTCATCTCTCTCAAACCAGGCGGAGAAAATTATATGCTTGACTTTGAGAGGGCAGGCGGTGTCCAGGCAATTATGTCGAGGCTCCAGTCTAGTCTTAATCTTGATGAAAATACAGTTAATGGCAAGACCGTTGGTGAAAACCTTAAAGATCTGGTCATCGTAAATCCGAAACTCAATGCAAGGATTGTAGGTACAATGGAATCTCCAATACACAAGGAAGGTGGAATTGCCATACTGAAAGGAAGTCTTGCACCTGACGGATCAGTTGTCAAACAGGCAGCAGTTGACCCTAAGATGCTAAAGCACAGTGGTCCTGCAAGGGTATTTGACAGTGAGGAAGATGCAATGGCTGCCATCCTTGCAAAGAAGATCGTTGCCGGAGATGTTGTGGTTATACGTTATGAAGGTCCAAAAGGTGGTCCTGGAATGCGTGAGATGCTCTCTCCAACTTCTGCGATCGCAGGTATGGGGCTTATCGACAAGGTTGCTCTTGTTACAGACGGTCGTTTCTCCGGTGGAACCAGGGGTCCATGTATCGGTCACATCTCTCCTGAAGCACAGGAAGGTGGTCCAATTGGTCTTGTAAAAGAAGGCGACATAATAGAGATAGACATTCCTGCAAGAAAGCTTGATCTGAAAGTATCTGAAGAAGAGCTTGCAGAACGCAGGAAGACCTTTGTACCATTGGAAAAGAAGGTTACCGGTTATCTCGCAAGATACAGGAAATTTGTCAGTTCTGCAAACAAAGGTGCTATTATAGAATAG
- a CDS encoding FKBP-type peptidyl-prolyl cis-trans isomerase encodes MKKIFFFLLLTCMLLVSGCTESGNSDNSRVVQIGDNVSVNYTGMLENGTVFDTSIADVAQMNGIYNSAREYKPLSFVAGYGQMIEGFDNAVIGMKVGENKTVTIPPDEAYGEVRDDRFIAYKVEDFEAANMTPVVGETIYVQGYPGLIVDINETNVTVDFNSRLAGKTLVFDIELVSINNPEAA; translated from the coding sequence GTGAAAAAAATATTCTTTTTTTTACTTTTGACATGTATGCTGCTGGTTAGTGGCTGTACAGAGTCTGGTAATTCTGATAACTCCCGGGTAGTGCAAATAGGAGATAATGTTTCTGTAAATTACACAGGTATGCTTGAAAATGGAACTGTATTCGACACTTCGATTGCAGATGTTGCTCAGATGAATGGAATTTACAATTCTGCTAGGGAATACAAACCATTATCATTTGTGGCAGGCTACGGTCAAATGATAGAAGGTTTCGATAATGCTGTCATTGGTATGAAAGTTGGTGAAAATAAGACTGTTACAATTCCGCCCGATGAGGCTTACGGTGAGGTAAGGGATGATCGTTTTATAGCATACAAAGTTGAAGACTTTGAAGCAGCAAATATGACTCCTGTTGTAGGGGAAACAATATATGTTCAGGGTTATCCGGGTCTTATCGTGGATATCAATGAAACGAATGTGACAGTTGATTTTAATAGTCGCCTTGCCGGTAAAACTCTTGTCTTTGACATAGAACTTGTTTCTATAAACAATCCTGAAGCTGCCTGA
- a CDS encoding lysylphosphatidylglycerol synthase transmembrane domain-containing protein: MNKIEKWILVSLLISLVSGLIVVIYTFDSNTLSSLMQIKPGYILAAACVHALSYVVWGMRTRSLCKALGFDISYAKACEIVTSSTLAASITPSSLGGEPLRIHLLHEENMPLGRATAVVLGERILDGIFILVLAPLSIYVIRGVLKDSYFDAMFIFAELVLIFILFLTLYAVWKPEPTKKVVYLIVRKLAPLLGKKTDSALEKVILRVDSEFEHFHDSISILLNEGRLGLAIGIFQTMAFWFVDFSMLYVILLGLNQHPDPFIVFAAQVIVMVLLIIPATPGSSGVAEFAGTTAFSLFIPSSLLGIAVIAWRAFTFYMNLFVGGFVSFRILKDTDFIKNFLK, from the coding sequence ATGAACAAAATTGAAAAATGGATTCTGGTATCATTACTAATAAGCCTTGTATCAGGTTTGATAGTTGTGATATATACTTTTGATTCTAACACCCTGTCTTCACTCATGCAAATAAAACCTGGTTATATCCTTGCAGCTGCATGTGTGCATGCTCTTAGTTATGTTGTATGGGGTATGCGTACACGTTCTCTTTGTAAGGCATTGGGTTTTGATATTAGCTATGCGAAGGCTTGTGAAATAGTTACATCAAGTACATTGGCAGCATCTATCACGCCTTCTTCTTTGGGCGGGGAACCTTTGAGGATACATCTTCTCCATGAAGAAAATATGCCTCTGGGAAGGGCAACAGCAGTTGTTCTTGGGGAAAGGATACTAGACGGTATATTTATTCTGGTTTTAGCACCTCTTTCTATCTATGTCATACGTGGTGTTCTCAAAGACTCTTATTTTGATGCTATGTTCATCTTTGCAGAACTTGTACTCATATTCATACTATTTCTTACATTGTATGCAGTATGGAAACCAGAGCCCACTAAAAAAGTAGTTTATCTTATTGTAAGAAAACTGGCTCCTCTTCTTGGAAAGAAAACGGATTCCGCGTTGGAAAAAGTAATCTTAAGGGTTGACTCCGAGTTTGAACATTTCCATGACAGCATTTCGATATTACTCAATGAAGGTAGACTTGGACTTGCTATTGGAATATTCCAGACGATGGCTTTCTGGTTTGTAGATTTTTCAATGCTGTATGTGATATTACTTGGCCTGAACCAGCATCCCGATCCATTTATTGTCTTTGCAGCACAGGTTATTGTCATGGTTCTGCTTATCATACCTGCAACTCCTGGTTCAAGTGGGGTTGCCGAATTTGCAGGAACAACTGCTTTTTCCCTTTTTATTCCATCATCATTACTTGGAATAGCGGTTATTGCCTGGAGGGCTTTCACTTTCTATATGAATCTCTTCGTAGGCGGTTTTGTCAGTTTCAGGATATTGAAGGATACTGATTTTATCAAGAATTTCCTGAAATAA
- a CDS encoding NDP-sugar synthase, which translates to MKACIMCGGEGTRLRPLTFARPKPSIPILNKPSVVHLIEHLSKEGFNDIVITLGYMAEKIEEQLGDGRIFGVHIDYVYENKKLGTAGGVKNAEEYLRDSPFIVLGGDHVLNLNLREMYRFHEMTDALVTIGLLSIDDPREFGIADMDVNNRIRRFLEKPGPGEIFSNLASTGIYVCDPEIFDWIPEGKQYDFAKDLFPDILAKKRKINGLLARGRWTDVGSPQAYRQAQRWMLESLPGTTIEGHFRTLDARIKGPVSFGHNVTVGSNSAIVGPVVIGGNTTIGDNVLIGPYTTIGSNCTINNDTRILSSYIFNDISIGRNSNVSGSTIDNATKVGNNCSLENGTVIGPEVNIGDDVTVHSNVRIWPKMSISEGTKVKEDMLGE; encoded by the coding sequence ATGAAAGCCTGTATTATGTGTGGTGGTGAGGGGACAAGGCTTCGTCCCTTAACATTTGCCCGGCCAAAACCAAGTATTCCTATTCTTAACAAGCCGTCAGTTGTACATCTTATAGAGCACCTTTCAAAGGAAGGTTTCAATGATATTGTTATCACTCTTGGGTACATGGCTGAAAAAATTGAAGAACAGCTGGGGGATGGGAGGATATTCGGAGTTCATATCGATTATGTATATGAGAATAAAAAACTGGGAACTGCCGGAGGCGTTAAGAATGCAGAGGAATATCTTCGTGATAGTCCTTTCATAGTTCTTGGTGGCGATCATGTACTTAACCTGAATCTAAGGGAGATGTACAGGTTCCACGAGATGACTGATGCTCTGGTCACAATCGGCCTCTTATCTATCGATGATCCTCGTGAATTCGGTATTGCGGATATGGATGTAAACAACAGGATCAGGCGTTTCCTCGAAAAACCAGGTCCTGGTGAAATATTCAGTAATCTTGCAAGTACGGGCATATATGTATGCGATCCGGAAATATTTGACTGGATTCCCGAAGGAAAACAATATGATTTTGCAAAGGATCTGTTCCCTGATATCCTCGCAAAAAAAAGGAAGATCAATGGTCTTCTTGCAAGGGGTAGGTGGACTGATGTTGGAAGTCCTCAAGCTTACAGGCAGGCACAGCGCTGGATGCTGGAATCGCTCCCCGGCACTACCATAGAAGGTCATTTCAGGACACTGGATGCCCGTATAAAGGGTCCGGTATCCTTTGGTCATAATGTGACTGTAGGCTCCAATTCTGCTATTGTTGGTCCTGTGGTCATTGGCGGGAACACTACAATTGGTGATAATGTTCTTATAGGTCCCTACACTACTATAGGTTCTAACTGTACGATAAATAACGATACAAGGATATTGTCATCTTATATTTTCAATGACATTAGTATTGGTCGGAATTCCAATGTTTCCGGCTCTACCATAGACAATGCTACTAAAGTTGGTAATAATTGTAGTCTTGAAAATGGGACGGTGATTGGTCCCGAAGTCAATATAGGAGATGATGTTACAGTTCACTCTAACGTAAGGATCTGGCCAAAAATGTCTATCTCTGAAGGAACTAAAGTAAAAGAAGATATGCTTGGTGAGTGA
- the mtxX gene encoding methanogenesis marker protein Mmp4/MtxX — protein MGSNSTENLLGLIEKRALQNRARVAIGVRNPSPKMLKSARDAHVAGYAHVMLVGNKKEIEEIGTDLEIIGTNDPERTLGDLLKSRYVDAAVRGTAGASQTLSHLKKILNQESLHRIALLQTNEGTPFFIAPVGIDEGNELADKIEFIKLGVEYIRRFNIEPVVGILSGGRLGDLGRNIRVDQTLAEGDFIVNRIREQGIDAKHYTILIEDAIKEANFILAPDGISGNLIFRTLVFLGGGYGFGAPILIDDYVFVDTSRVGGHYTKAIMLASALVGKQEINADGQ, from the coding sequence ATGGGATCGAATAGTACGGAAAATCTCCTGGGCCTTATAGAAAAAAGGGCATTGCAGAACAGGGCGAGAGTTGCCATAGGAGTACGCAACCCAAGTCCCAAGATGCTGAAAAGTGCCAGGGATGCACATGTAGCGGGATATGCGCATGTGATGCTGGTAGGTAACAAAAAAGAAATTGAAGAGATAGGTACAGACCTTGAGATAATAGGAACGAACGATCCCGAAAGAACCCTTGGAGACCTGCTCAAGTCCAGATACGTGGATGCTGCAGTCAGAGGAACAGCAGGAGCTTCCCAAACACTATCACACCTCAAGAAAATACTAAATCAGGAAAGCCTTCACAGAATCGCATTACTTCAGACAAATGAAGGTACACCTTTTTTCATTGCACCTGTAGGAATTGATGAAGGAAATGAACTGGCAGACAAGATCGAATTCATCAAGCTTGGTGTTGAATACATCAGAAGGTTTAACATTGAACCAGTTGTGGGAATCCTCTCAGGAGGAAGACTTGGTGACCTTGGACGTAACATCCGCGTTGACCAGACACTCGCTGAAGGAGACTTCATTGTAAACAGGATAAGGGAACAGGGAATTGATGCCAAGCATTATACCATCCTTATTGAAGATGCAATAAAGGAAGCAAATTTCATACTTGCCCCTGATGGAATCTCAGGAAACCTGATATTCAGAACTCTTGTATTCCTTGGAGGAGGATACGGGTTCGGAGCACCGATACTGATAGATGATTATGTATTTGTTGACACATCCAGAGTAGGAGGTCATTACACCAAGGCAATAATGCTTGCCAGTGCCCTGGTTGGTAAACAAGAGATAAATGCCGACGGACAATGA
- a CDS encoding replication factor C large subunit, whose amino-acid sequence MTVQMEWAEKYRPVSLGDVVGHKKVIDDLRNWGDQWEYGIPEKRAVILHGQAGIGKTSSAHALARDMNWEVIELNASDQRTAGVIEKVAGSASTMKTLTGTSDKRLIILDEADNLHGNSDRGGARAIVDVIKKASQPIVLIANDIYGLSSTVRSLCIELKFGSVQSRSMVPALKKIAVQEGVMCGVGVIEKIAESADGDFRSAVNDLQAIAMGRTEINIEDISTSERDNKESIFKVVGRIFKGKDVSSALEATYNLDETPEDLIHWVDENLPYQYTGKGEEALTSDIVHAYSYLSRSDRFLGRVRRRQNYRMWRYAGMLMTGGTVVSKSRMRGGFVKYQPPSLWRKMGQMRSRRDMRNNIAVKIGSHCNESMRYSRLEVAGMYSRLIQEDEYAADIVAILGLDMDEVLHMAGAKKVTKKLQAVYDDAQKRRQAFVSAEEPVFFVEKAAPKKDPSQLSFDKLPASNSTSLDSAFGKDSAKNNDGAAPAKKEVAAKPQKTLFDF is encoded by the coding sequence ATGACTGTGCAGATGGAATGGGCAGAGAAGTACAGGCCAGTCTCACTGGGCGATGTAGTTGGCCACAAGAAAGTGATAGATGATCTCAGGAACTGGGGTGATCAATGGGAATATGGCATTCCTGAAAAAAGGGCAGTAATACTGCACGGTCAGGCAGGTATAGGTAAAACATCATCTGCACATGCGCTTGCCAGAGATATGAACTGGGAGGTCATTGAGCTGAATGCCAGTGACCAGAGGACTGCAGGAGTTATTGAAAAAGTTGCAGGCTCCGCGTCCACAATGAAAACCCTTACTGGCACGTCTGATAAGAGGCTCATAATCCTTGATGAAGCTGATAATCTCCATGGTAATAGTGACCGTGGCGGTGCACGTGCCATAGTCGATGTTATCAAGAAAGCAAGTCAGCCTATTGTTTTGATAGCTAATGATATTTACGGACTTTCATCTACTGTACGTTCTTTATGTATTGAGCTCAAATTTGGTTCGGTGCAGTCCCGCTCTATGGTCCCGGCACTAAAAAAGATCGCAGTACAGGAAGGTGTTATGTGCGGCGTGGGTGTTATAGAGAAGATTGCAGAATCTGCTGATGGTGATTTCAGAAGTGCTGTAAATGATCTCCAGGCTATTGCAATGGGTCGTACTGAGATCAATATTGAGGATATCTCCACCTCTGAACGCGATAATAAAGAATCTATATTCAAAGTGGTTGGGAGGATATTCAAAGGCAAGGATGTTTCATCTGCCCTGGAAGCGACCTACAATCTTGATGAAACTCCCGAGGATCTCATTCACTGGGTCGATGAAAATCTTCCATACCAGTATACTGGCAAAGGTGAGGAAGCCTTGACTTCTGATATAGTCCATGCTTATTCTTATCTTTCCCGCTCAGACCGCTTCCTCGGACGTGTGCGCAGGCGCCAGAACTATCGCATGTGGCGTTATGCAGGCATGCTTATGACTGGCGGAACTGTAGTTTCCAAATCTCGTATGCGTGGGGGCTTTGTAAAATACCAGCCACCTTCTCTCTGGCGTAAGATGGGGCAGATGCGTTCCCGGCGAGATATGAGGAACAACATTGCTGTAAAGATAGGCTCACATTGTAATGAATCAATGCGTTATTCCCGTCTTGAGGTAGCAGGTATGTATTCACGCCTTATTCAGGAAGATGAATATGCTGCTGATATAGTAGCTATTCTTGGTCTTGATATGGATGAGGTGCTTCACATGGCAGGGGCAAAGAAAGTGACCAAAAAACTTCAGGCGGTCTATGATGATGCGCAGAAACGGCGCCAGGCATTTGTTTCCGCGGAAGAACCTGTATTTTTTGTTGAAAAGGCTGCACCAAAGAAAGATCCTTCTCAACTTAGTTTTGATAAACTGCCAGCTTCAAACAGTACTTCATTAGATTCCGCTTTTGGAAAGGATTCTGCTAAGAATAATGACGGGGCAGCACCTGCTAAAAAGGAAGTTGCAGCAAAACCACAAAAAACATTATTTGATTTCTGA
- a CDS encoding OB-fold nucleic acid binding domain-containing protein, with amino-acid sequence MEKEEKIVVILLCMALFSLAIAYTFFYSGNPADDIKSFSSSSLPGDDVRLEGDILTKRFTYSGDHLLMDVDSGSGIVKVFIPSASGSKDVDSMVNVNDRVLIFGTVSEYEGELEVVVDNSGDVTVL; translated from the coding sequence ATGGAAAAAGAAGAAAAGATTGTAGTTATTCTTCTATGCATGGCCCTTTTTTCTCTGGCCATTGCATATACTTTTTTTTATTCTGGAAACCCTGCAGATGATATTAAATCCTTTAGTTCATCTTCCCTTCCAGGGGATGATGTAAGGCTTGAAGGTGATATTCTTACAAAACGCTTTACTTATTCAGGTGACCATCTGCTAATGGATGTAGATTCTGGTTCAGGTATCGTTAAAGTTTTTATACCGTCAGCCAGCGGTTCCAAAGATGTCGATTCAATGGTTAATGTAAATGACCGGGTGCTGATATTTGGAACGGTATCTGAATACGAAGGTGAACTTGAGGTTGTGGTCGATAACAGTGGTGACGTAACTGTTCTTTAA